A genomic window from Pseudomonas argentinensis includes:
- the cysZ gene encoding sulfate transporter CysZ: protein MRAPVLSGPQYLGEGLKLVMSPGLRLFVLLPLAINLILFSLMIGFAVQQFSGWVDTFMPSLPSWLSFLQYILWPLFVVLVVLMVFFTFTMLANIVAAPFNGFLAEKVEVVVRGQDNFPPFSWGELIAMVPRTLGREGRKLAYFLPRALGLLILSFIPVVNLVAAPLWLLFGVWMMAIQYIDYPADNNKVSWQDMLAWLREKRWQSLGFGGITYAALLVPFVNIVMMPAAVAGATLFWVREGGVSSGARAVTQPPR from the coding sequence ATGCGCGCTCCCGTGCTGTCCGGCCCGCAGTACCTCGGCGAAGGCCTGAAACTGGTCATGAGCCCCGGCCTGCGGCTGTTCGTACTGCTGCCGCTGGCGATCAACCTGATCCTGTTCAGCCTGATGATCGGCTTCGCCGTGCAGCAGTTCAGCGGCTGGGTGGACACCTTCATGCCGTCGCTGCCGAGCTGGCTGAGCTTTCTGCAGTACATTCTCTGGCCGCTGTTCGTGGTGCTGGTGGTGTTGATGGTGTTCTTCACCTTCACCATGCTGGCCAATATCGTCGCCGCCCCCTTCAACGGCTTTCTCGCCGAGAAGGTCGAGGTGGTGGTGCGCGGCCAGGACAACTTCCCGCCGTTCAGCTGGGGCGAGCTGATCGCCATGGTGCCGCGCACCCTGGGCCGCGAAGGCCGCAAGCTGGCCTACTTCCTGCCGCGGGCCCTGGGCTTGCTGATCCTGTCGTTCATCCCGGTGGTCAATCTGGTCGCGGCGCCGCTGTGGCTGCTGTTCGGCGTGTGGATGATGGCCATCCAGTACATCGACTACCCCGCCGACAACAATAAGGTCAGCTGGCAGGACATGCTCGCCTGGCTGCGCGAGAAGCGCTGGCAGTCCCTGGGTTTTGGCGGCATCACCTACGCAGCCCTGCTGGTCCCTTTCGTGAACATCGTGATGATGCCTGCCGCCGTGGCTGGCGCGACCCTCTTCTGGGTGCGTGAAGGTGGCGTGAGTTCGGGCGCCAGGGCTGTCACACAACCGCCACGCTGA
- the trxB gene encoding thioredoxin-disulfide reductase, which produces MSSSRHARVIILGSGPAGYSAAVYAARANLKPLLITGLQAGGQLTTTTEVDNWPGDAHGLTGPELMQRMQAHAERFETEIVFDHIQAVDLAARPFTLVGDSLSYTCDALIIATGASARYLGLPSETAFMGKGVSACATCDGFFYRNREVAVVGGGNTAVEEALYLANIASRVTLIHRRGAFRAEKILQNKLQARVAEGRIVLALNAEVDEVLGDASGVTGVRIRERDGDTRDLAVDGLFVAIGHTPNTALFEGQLALRDGYLQVNGGRDGNATATSTPGVFAAGDVADSVYRQAITSAGAGCMAALDVERFLDGL; this is translated from the coding sequence ATGTCGAGTAGCCGACACGCCCGCGTGATCATTCTCGGTTCCGGCCCCGCGGGTTACAGTGCGGCGGTCTACGCTGCCCGTGCCAATCTCAAGCCCCTGTTGATCACCGGCCTGCAGGCCGGCGGGCAGCTGACCACCACCACCGAAGTGGACAACTGGCCGGGCGACGCCCATGGCCTGACCGGCCCCGAACTGATGCAGCGCATGCAGGCTCACGCCGAGCGTTTCGAGACGGAGATCGTCTTCGACCACATCCAGGCCGTGGATCTGGCTGCGCGGCCCTTCACCCTGGTGGGCGACAGCCTTTCCTATACCTGCGATGCGCTGATCATCGCCACTGGCGCCAGTGCTCGTTACCTGGGGCTGCCCAGTGAAACCGCGTTCATGGGCAAGGGCGTCTCGGCCTGCGCCACCTGTGACGGCTTCTTCTACCGCAACCGCGAGGTGGCGGTGGTTGGCGGCGGCAACACCGCCGTGGAGGAGGCTCTGTATCTGGCCAACATCGCCAGCCGCGTGACGTTGATCCATCGCCGTGGCGCCTTTCGTGCCGAGAAGATCCTGCAGAACAAGCTGCAGGCGCGGGTGGCCGAAGGGCGCATCGTGCTGGCCCTGAATGCCGAGGTGGACGAAGTGCTCGGCGACGCCTCGGGCGTTACCGGCGTGCGCATCCGTGAACGTGACGGCGACACCCGCGATCTGGCGGTGGACGGTCTGTTCGTGGCCATCGGGCATACGCCCAACACGGCGCTCTTCGAAGGCCAGCTGGCGCTCAGGGACGGCTACCTGCAGGTCAACGGCGGGCGCGACGGCAATGCCACCGCCACCAGCACCCCCGGCGTATTCGCCGCGGGGGATGTCGCCGACAGCGTCTACCGCCAGGCGATCACCTCGGCCGGTGCCGGCTGCATGGCGGCGCTGGATGTGGAGCGTTTCCTCGACGGGCTGTGA
- a CDS encoding PA3496 family putative envelope integrity protein, with product MSNGKEDLELDDDFVSDETDNSEAPVEVAKTNLTKRRIIDNFLEERRLHKQLAEYDFDL from the coding sequence ATGAGCAACGGCAAAGAAGACCTGGAACTGGACGACGACTTCGTCAGCGACGAAACGGACAACAGCGAAGCCCCTGTGGAAGTGGCGAAGACCAATCTCACCAAGCGACGCATCATCGACAATTTTCTCGAAGAACGGCGCCTGCACAAGCAACTGGCCGAGTACGACTTCGATCTGTAA